In Nocardioides sp. WS12, the DNA window TGACTTCGCCGTTCCCCTGACAGGGTCGGACCCTGGCCGTACGTTCCGCACATGCGCCGCCACCCCTTGCTCGTCGCGGTGGCGGTGGTCGTGCTGGTCTTCGTGCTGTTTCGCGTGTTCGACGGCGCCAACGCCCAGCCCCACAACGAGGTTCAGCAGGTCGAGCCGAAGGACGGACGCTCGCTCGTCGTCACCCATGTCGTCGACGGCGACACCGTCGACCTCAGCAACGGGGAGACCGTGCGGCTCGTCGGGATCGACACCCCGGAACGAGGGGAGTGCGGCTACCGCGAGGCCCGGTCCGCGCTCGTCGACCTGGTCGAGGACAAGCGGATCACCCTCGGCGCGTCCGACGAGGACCGCGACCGTTACGACCGGTTGCTGCGGTACGTCGACGTCGGCAACGTCGACGCCGGCCTGCAGTTGATCAAGCAGGGGCTCGCGATCGCGCGCTACGACTCCCGCGACGGATACGGCCGCCACCCGCGCGAGGACCGCTACCTCAAGGCCGACAAGGCCAGCCCGCCCTCGGTCTGCGACTAGCCTCGCCACCGTGAGTGCCCGCGATCGTGCCGACGTCGTACGACGCGCGCGGTCCCTGCTCGGCCGCACCTTCACCGCCCACGACGTGACCATCCGGATCACCGAGGTCGAGGCGTACGGCGGCTGCGAGGACCCCGCGTCCCACGCGTTCACGCGCACCCCGCGCTCCGAGGTGATGTACGGACCGCCGTGGCGGCTCTACGTCTACCGGTCGTACGGGATCCATCACTGCGCCAACG includes these proteins:
- a CDS encoding thermonuclease family protein — encoded protein: MRRHPLLVAVAVVVLVFVLFRVFDGANAQPHNEVQQVEPKDGRSLVVTHVVDGDTVDLSNGETVRLVGIDTPERGECGYREARSALVDLVEDKRITLGASDEDRDRYDRLLRYVDVGNVDAGLQLIKQGLAIARYDSRDGYGRHPREDRYLKADKASPPSVCD